In one Limosilactobacillus oris genomic region, the following are encoded:
- a CDS encoding metal ABC transporter solute-binding protein, Zn/Mn family has translation MQKKSTWGWSALIAILVIVLVAALVPWKSIGSRQKPIRVVTGMDFYGEVAKQIAGSHGQVTSFINNPSVDPHDYQPGTKEARAGGNANVVVENGLGYDQWMNKLTRANAGQNAKIINVGQLAGKKVGDNEHIWYQPATMEKLAHRLAKQYSKLDPEHAADYQQNAQSYLASLRPLKQEINQVKRQVNPNNRQVAVSEPVFDYALSNLGYQVMDRHFAKAVEDGSDPSPKDIAELQAAIKNHQIAFFVNNSQASDSVVKNLVKLAQQNNVPVLNVTETKPKGKTYTEWMLNQYKALAAIQKREQ, from the coding sequence ATGCAAAAGAAATCTACTTGGGGCTGGAGTGCCCTAATTGCTATCTTAGTAATCGTCCTAGTGGCGGCTCTTGTTCCTTGGAAATCAATTGGCAGCCGGCAAAAGCCGATCCGTGTTGTTACCGGAATGGACTTTTATGGTGAGGTTGCCAAGCAGATAGCCGGCAGCCATGGTCAAGTCACCTCGTTTATCAATAATCCCTCTGTGGACCCTCATGACTACCAGCCAGGAACTAAGGAAGCCCGGGCAGGTGGAAATGCCAACGTGGTAGTTGAAAATGGTCTTGGCTACGACCAATGGATGAACAAACTGACACGTGCCAACGCCGGGCAAAATGCCAAAATAATCAACGTTGGTCAACTAGCCGGCAAAAAAGTCGGTGATAATGAACATATCTGGTACCAGCCAGCTACCATGGAGAAACTCGCCCACCGTTTGGCAAAGCAATATAGTAAGCTCGACCCAGAGCACGCGGCTGATTACCAGCAGAACGCTCAAAGTTACCTCGCCTCACTGCGACCACTTAAACAGGAAATCAACCAGGTCAAGCGCCAGGTGAACCCCAATAATCGACAGGTGGCCGTCAGTGAGCCCGTCTTTGACTACGCCCTCAGCAACCTTGGCTATCAGGTAATGGACCGTCACTTTGCAAAAGCAGTTGAAGATGGTAGCGACCCGTCACCCAAAGACATTGCTGAACTCCAAGCCGCCATCAAAAATCATCAAATCGCATTTTTCGTTAATAATTCGCAAGCTAGTGATTCGGTAGTTAAAAATCTGGTCAAACTTGCCCAGCAAAACAACGTTCCCGTCCTGAACGTGACGGAAACCAAACCGAAAGGAAAAACCTACACTGAATGGATGTTAAATCAGTACAAGGCCCTGGCTGCAATTCAAAAGCGGGAACAATAA
- a CDS encoding TetR/AcrR family transcriptional regulator, with translation MSQVLNNYAAQLDQAKMPAGKKKVLQTALTLFANNGFHATTTAKIAKQAGVSEGTIYKYFKSKDDLLGKLLEPILFEIKDNFFATIDDSQSLEELVAFIVADRLEFIEVNFAFIRLIIQEVLTNRLAPQYYGAFFNGDNGMFDRVRELQSHYPEINQQLIPSQLLRAFVGPLLTYVVQERIFQIPGTTTDRQVIVKQIIASLTFK, from the coding sequence TTGTCACAAGTATTAAATAATTATGCCGCCCAGCTTGACCAAGCAAAAATGCCGGCCGGCAAGAAGAAAGTCCTTCAAACCGCCCTGACCCTCTTCGCCAATAATGGCTTTCACGCCACTACAACCGCGAAAATCGCCAAACAGGCCGGGGTCAGTGAAGGAACAATTTATAAGTATTTCAAGTCGAAGGACGATTTGCTGGGGAAGCTACTGGAGCCGATCCTATTTGAAATCAAGGATAACTTCTTCGCGACGATTGACGATTCGCAGTCGTTAGAAGAGCTGGTAGCCTTCATTGTTGCCGATCGTCTGGAATTTATCGAAGTTAACTTTGCTTTCATCCGGCTGATTATCCAGGAAGTCTTAACCAACCGGCTGGCACCCCAGTACTACGGTGCTTTCTTCAATGGCGATAATGGAATGTTCGACCGGGTCCGGGAGTTGCAAAGCCATTACCCGGAGATTAATCAGCAACTCATCCCGAGCCAGTTGCTGCGGGCGTTTGTTGGCCCCCTTCTAACCTACGTCGTTCAGGAAAGAATTTTTCAAATCCCCGGCACAACAACCGACCGCCAAGTTATCGTCAAGCAAATTATCGCCAGCCTAACTTTTAAGTAA